In Streptomyces violaceusniger Tu 4113, one DNA window encodes the following:
- a CDS encoding glycosyltransferase has protein sequence MQVLVIHNRYASAQPSGENKVVDQEVALLREAGHRVEVFERRSDDIAARSLLGKAAVPLLVPWNPAVRAELAARLRAERPDVVHVHNVFPLLSPAVLAACADVGVPAVATLHNYTQVCPPGTLQRDGRACTECVGSAPLPAVRHGCYRNSRLATVPLAVSLSVNRRRWWSGVERFFCISAAQRDVLVRSGMPADRLAVKHNFVPEPGTCRVGEGEHLLYLGRLAEAKGVRLLMAAWDEIAASGGVGVPLAIAGTGPLEREVTAWAAGRDDVRYVGLLDPAECRTAIARSVAVVAPSTWLEAFGLVVVEAMAAGVPTVAAGHGAFVELVEDGVTGLLHRPGESASLASRIRRITTEPARNREMGQAARRRYEQGFSPAVGLERLVEGYRTAIAGRSALARGGDTRASRGDGDSR, from the coding sequence ATGCAGGTCCTCGTGATACACAACCGCTACGCCTCGGCGCAGCCGAGCGGGGAGAACAAGGTCGTCGACCAGGAGGTGGCGCTGCTGCGCGAGGCCGGCCACCGGGTCGAGGTGTTCGAGCGGCGCAGCGACGACATCGCCGCCCGGTCCCTCCTCGGCAAGGCCGCGGTGCCGCTGCTGGTGCCGTGGAATCCGGCGGTCCGCGCGGAGCTCGCCGCCCGGCTGCGCGCCGAGCGGCCGGACGTGGTGCACGTCCACAACGTCTTCCCGCTCCTGTCGCCCGCGGTGCTTGCCGCCTGCGCCGACGTCGGCGTGCCCGCCGTCGCCACGCTGCACAACTACACCCAGGTCTGCCCGCCCGGCACGCTGCAGCGGGACGGCCGAGCGTGCACCGAGTGCGTCGGATCGGCGCCGCTGCCCGCCGTCCGGCACGGCTGCTACCGGAACTCCCGCCTGGCGACGGTGCCGCTAGCGGTCAGCCTGTCGGTCAACCGGCGGCGGTGGTGGTCCGGTGTGGAGCGGTTCTTCTGCATCTCCGCGGCGCAGCGCGACGTCCTGGTGCGGTCCGGCATGCCGGCCGACCGGCTGGCGGTGAAGCACAACTTCGTTCCGGAGCCGGGCACTTGCCGAGTGGGCGAGGGAGAGCATCTGCTCTATCTCGGCCGGCTCGCGGAGGCCAAGGGCGTGCGGCTGCTGATGGCCGCGTGGGACGAGATCGCGGCGAGCGGCGGTGTGGGCGTCCCGCTCGCGATCGCCGGCACGGGACCACTGGAGCGAGAGGTGACCGCCTGGGCGGCGGGCCGGGACGATGTGCGCTACGTCGGCCTATTGGACCCGGCGGAGTGCCGAACGGCCATCGCGCGGTCGGTCGCCGTGGTGGCTCCCTCGACGTGGCTGGAGGCGTTCGGCCTGGTGGTCGTGGAGGCGATGGCGGCGGGGGTCCCGACCGTCGCCGCCGGTCACGGCGCCTTCGTCGAACTCGTCGAGGACGGGGTGACCGGGCTGCTGCACCGGCCGGGCGAGTCCGCCTCGCTCGCGTCCCGGATACGCCGGATCACGACCGAGCCGGCCCGCAACCGGGAGATGGGCCAGGCGGCCCGGCGCCGTTACGAGCAGGGTTTCAGCCCGGCCGTCGGGCTGGAGCGCCTGGTGGAGGGGTACCGCACCGCGATCGCGGGTCGGTCAGCACTGGCTCGCGGCGGGGACACCCGCGCGAGCAGGGGGGATGGGGACAGTAGATGA
- a CDS encoding class I SAM-dependent methyltransferase: protein MTRCRLCGSEAMASVVDLGATPPCESFLAADQLDQPEPAYPLHLRVCTDCWLAQIPPLITPEETFKEYAYFSSYSTSWVEHARTFVADAVQRLPLGPDAFVVEVASNDGYLLRHVVARGIRCLGIEPSVNVGAAAREAGVPTLTEFLDPATGSGVRADHGPADLVVANNVYAHIPDVVGFTRGLRALVADDGWVSIEVQHLLTLIEENQYDTIYHEHFQYYTVASAMRALASGGLALVDVELLPTHGGSIRLWARPAEAAGEPTRQVADVLAREKAAGLQELSGYTEFSVRVAKVRRDLLRFLVEAAERGETVVGYGAPGKGNTLLNHCGIRPDLLPYTVDRNPYKHGRFTPGTRIPILPPEQIAADKPDYVLVLPWNLRAELVEQLSFVHDWGGRLVFPIPDLSIVEVAS from the coding sequence ATGACACGATGCCGACTCTGCGGCTCGGAAGCGATGGCGAGCGTCGTCGACCTCGGGGCGACGCCACCATGTGAGAGCTTTCTCGCCGCGGACCAACTGGATCAACCGGAGCCGGCGTACCCGCTGCACCTGCGGGTCTGCACCGACTGCTGGCTGGCGCAGATCCCACCGCTGATCACGCCGGAGGAGACGTTCAAGGAGTATGCGTACTTCTCCTCCTACTCGACCTCCTGGGTGGAGCACGCGCGCACGTTCGTCGCCGACGCCGTACAGCGGCTTCCGCTCGGCCCCGACGCCTTCGTGGTCGAGGTGGCGAGCAACGACGGGTACCTGCTGAGGCACGTGGTGGCCCGCGGGATCCGCTGCCTCGGCATCGAGCCGTCGGTGAACGTCGGCGCCGCGGCGCGGGAGGCGGGGGTGCCCACGCTCACGGAGTTCCTGGACCCGGCCACCGGCTCGGGCGTCCGCGCCGACCACGGCCCGGCGGACCTGGTCGTGGCCAACAACGTGTACGCGCACATCCCCGACGTGGTCGGGTTCACCCGGGGATTGCGCGCCCTGGTGGCCGACGACGGCTGGGTCTCCATCGAGGTGCAGCACCTGCTGACCCTGATCGAGGAGAACCAGTACGACACGATCTACCACGAGCACTTCCAGTACTACACGGTCGCGTCCGCGATGCGGGCCCTTGCGAGTGGCGGACTCGCGCTCGTGGACGTCGAGTTGCTGCCCACGCACGGCGGCTCCATCCGGCTGTGGGCCCGGCCGGCCGAAGCGGCCGGCGAGCCCACCCGGCAGGTGGCCGACGTGCTGGCCCGGGAGAAGGCCGCCGGGCTGCAGGAGCTGTCCGGATACACCGAGTTCTCCGTCCGGGTGGCCAAGGTACGCCGGGACCTGCTGCGGTTCCTCGTCGAGGCGGCCGAGCGCGGCGAGACGGTGGTCGGCTACGGCGCCCCGGGCAAGGGCAACACCCTGCTCAACCACTGCGGCATCCGGCCCGACCTGCTCCCGTACACGGTCGACCGCAACCCCTACAAGCACGGCAGGTTCACCCCGGGCACCCGTATCCCGATCCTGCCGCCCGAGCAGATAGCCGCCGACAAGCCGGACTACGTCCTCGTCCTCCCGTGGAACCTGCGGGCCGAGCTGGTCGAGCAGTTGTCCTTCGTGCACGACTGGGGCGGCCGGCTCGTCTTTCCCATCCCGGATCTGAGCATTGTCGAGGTCGCATCTTGA
- a CDS encoding glucose-1-phosphate cytidylyltransferase, with translation MKVVLFCGGYGMRMRSGAADDVPKPMAMVGPRPLIWHVMRYYAHFGHTEFILCLGYGAHHIKNFFLNYEEATSNDFVLRGGRTELLSTDIAQWTITFAQTGIESPIGERLRRVRHHLDRDEMFLANYADVLTDAPLPEMIENFARRDAGASMMVVPPQSSFHCVDLGEDGLVGGITAVSDMPLWENGGYFVLRQEVFDHIPENGDLVADGCAQLAKQGRLVAHQHRGFWKPTDTVKERAALDEAYARGERPWAVWERDGAGVSA, from the coding sequence ATGAAGGTCGTTCTGTTCTGCGGCGGTTACGGGATGCGCATGCGCAGCGGTGCTGCAGACGACGTGCCCAAGCCGATGGCGATGGTCGGGCCGCGACCGCTGATCTGGCATGTCATGCGCTACTACGCGCACTTCGGGCACACGGAGTTCATCCTGTGCCTCGGCTACGGGGCCCACCACATCAAGAACTTCTTCCTCAACTACGAGGAGGCGACGTCCAACGACTTCGTGCTGCGGGGCGGGCGGACCGAGCTGCTGTCCACCGACATAGCCCAGTGGACGATCACATTCGCGCAGACCGGCATCGAGTCGCCGATCGGGGAGCGGCTGCGCCGGGTGCGGCACCACCTGGACAGGGACGAGATGTTCCTCGCCAACTACGCCGACGTGCTCACCGACGCCCCGCTGCCGGAGATGATCGAGAACTTCGCCCGGCGCGACGCCGGTGCCTCGATGATGGTGGTACCGCCGCAGTCCTCGTTCCACTGCGTGGACCTGGGTGAGGACGGCCTGGTGGGAGGCATCACCGCGGTGAGCGACATGCCGCTGTGGGAGAACGGCGGCTACTTCGTACTCCGCCAGGAGGTCTTCGACCACATACCGGAGAACGGGGACCTGGTCGCCGACGGATGCGCCCAACTGGCCAAGCAGGGACGGCTGGTGGCGCACCAGCACCGCGGCTTCTGGAAGCCGACCGACACGGTGAAGGAGCGGGCCGCGCTCGACGAGGCGTACGCCCGGGGCGAGCGCCCGTGGGCCGTGTGGGAGCGCGACGGCGCGGGGGTGAGCGCGTGA
- a CDS encoding PIG-L deacetylase family protein codes for MIRLGAGRHLDRIVAVGAHCDDIAIGAGGTLLTLCGARRGSRVDALVLSGGGTDREQEEQAALAAFCPGADLRLTVLKLPDGRMPAHWEEAKAAVEELRARTEPDLVLAPRTDDAHQDHRGLAELLPTAFRDHLVLGYEIVKWDGDLGRPAAYQPLSPEIAEQKVRLLQEHYPSQRHRPWYDREAFLGLARIRGIECHARYAEAFAVTKLTLNLGG; via the coding sequence GTGATCCGGCTCGGGGCCGGGCGCCACCTGGACCGGATCGTCGCGGTGGGCGCGCACTGCGACGACATCGCCATCGGCGCCGGCGGCACGCTGCTGACGCTGTGCGGCGCGCGGCGGGGCAGCCGCGTCGACGCGCTGGTGCTCTCCGGCGGCGGCACCGACCGGGAGCAGGAGGAGCAGGCCGCACTCGCCGCCTTCTGCCCGGGCGCCGACCTGCGGCTGACCGTGCTCAAGCTGCCGGACGGGCGGATGCCCGCGCACTGGGAGGAGGCCAAGGCCGCGGTCGAGGAGCTGCGCGCGCGGACCGAACCGGACCTGGTCCTCGCCCCGCGTACCGATGACGCGCACCAGGATCACCGCGGCCTGGCGGAGCTGCTGCCCACCGCGTTCCGCGACCACCTCGTGCTCGGCTACGAGATCGTCAAGTGGGACGGCGATCTCGGCCGTCCGGCGGCGTACCAGCCGCTGTCGCCGGAGATCGCCGAACAGAAGGTGCGGCTGCTGCAGGAGCACTACCCCTCGCAGCGGCACCGGCCCTGGTACGACCGGGAGGCCTTCCTCGGCCTTGCCCGGATCCGCGGCATCGAATGCCACGCCCGCTATGCCGAGGCGTTCGCCGTCACCAAACTCACGCTCAACCTGGGGGGTTGA
- a CDS encoding NAD-dependent epimerase/dehydratase family protein, which yields MRVLLTGHQGYLGTVMAPVLAAAGHEVVGLDAGLFADCVLGEPPADPPGHRVDLRDVTAAHVAGVDAVIHLAALSNDPLGSLAPELTYDINHHASVRLARLARDTGVRRFLYASTCSVYGATGGDGLVAEDAPLRPVTPYAESKVRVEDDLHTLADDDFTPVFMRNATAFGYSPRLRADIVLNNLVGHALLSGEVLVLSDGTPWRPLVHAADIARAFAAALTAPREAVHDRAFNIGSETNNVTVAEIAEQVAEAVSGAKVVITGETGADPRSYRVDFSRFRAAIPGFDCEWTVKRGALELADAYRKFGLTREDFEQRFTRLAVLRAASDAGAVDNTLRWRR from the coding sequence TTGCGCGTACTGCTGACCGGACACCAGGGCTATCTGGGCACCGTGATGGCCCCGGTCCTCGCGGCCGCCGGGCACGAGGTCGTCGGCCTTGACGCCGGCCTGTTCGCCGACTGCGTCCTGGGCGAGCCGCCCGCGGACCCGCCGGGGCACCGGGTGGACCTGCGCGACGTCACGGCCGCACACGTGGCCGGGGTGGACGCCGTGATCCACCTGGCCGCGCTCTCCAACGACCCGCTGGGATCGCTCGCGCCGGAACTCACCTACGACATCAACCACCACGCGTCCGTACGCCTTGCCCGGCTGGCCCGCGACACCGGAGTGCGGCGCTTCCTGTACGCGTCCACCTGCTCGGTCTACGGCGCCACAGGCGGCGACGGCCTGGTGGCCGAGGACGCCCCGCTGCGCCCGGTGACGCCGTACGCGGAGTCCAAGGTACGGGTGGAGGACGACCTGCACACGCTGGCCGACGACGACTTCACCCCGGTGTTCATGCGCAACGCCACCGCCTTCGGCTACTCGCCCCGGCTGCGCGCCGACATCGTGCTGAACAACCTGGTGGGCCACGCCCTCCTGTCCGGCGAGGTGCTCGTGCTCTCCGACGGCACTCCCTGGCGCCCGCTGGTGCACGCCGCCGACATCGCACGGGCCTTCGCGGCCGCGCTGACCGCGCCGCGGGAAGCGGTGCACGACCGGGCGTTCAACATCGGCAGCGAGACCAACAACGTCACGGTCGCCGAGATCGCCGAACAGGTCGCCGAGGCGGTGTCCGGCGCGAAGGTGGTGATCACCGGGGAGACCGGTGCCGATCCGCGGTCGTACCGGGTGGACTTCTCCCGGTTCCGCGCCGCGATACCCGGCTTCGACTGCGAGTGGACGGTGAAGCGGGGCGCGCTGGAACTCGCCGATGCCTACCGGAAGTTCGGGCTGACCCGGGAGGACTTCGAGCAACGTTTCACCCGGCTTGCCGTGCTGCGCGCGGCGTCCGACGCCGGCGCCGTCGACAACACCCTGCGGTGGCGCCGGTGA
- a CDS encoding DUF4910 domain-containing protein codes for MAPVTAVGEEMHTLVERLYPLCRSITGDGVRATLDIVREYIPLQVYEVPTGTQVLDWTVPQEWNIRDAYIADSTGHRVVDFAASSLHALGYSVPVSATMPLAELRAHLHTLPDHPSWVPYRTSYYQPEWGFCLAQETLDALPDGDYEVRIDSTLEDGHLTYAEHVVPGQVSDEVIVSCHVCHPSLANDNLAGIAVATFLARALAQETPYYTYRFIYAPGTIGAITWLARNAERINGVSPARAEPRAGGSVRHGLVLACAGDSGQLTYKQSRRGDAEIDRVLRHVLTASERPHRVAEFTPYGYDERQYCSPGFDLGVGSLSRTPYAGYPEYHTSADNPDFVSPEAMADTLAVCREAFAVLDRNRRYVNLSPYGEPQLGRRGLYDSLGGRSDAKQSQMAMLWVLSLSDGEHSLLDVAERSGLPFDTVALAAGALHGAGLIKA; via the coding sequence GTGGCGCCGGTGACCGCGGTCGGCGAAGAGATGCATACGCTGGTGGAGCGGCTGTACCCGCTCTGCCGGAGCATCACCGGCGACGGTGTGCGCGCCACCCTGGACATCGTCCGCGAGTACATCCCGCTCCAGGTGTACGAGGTGCCGACCGGGACTCAGGTCCTCGACTGGACGGTGCCGCAGGAGTGGAACATCCGGGACGCGTATATCGCCGACTCCACCGGCCACCGGGTCGTCGACTTCGCCGCGTCCAGCCTGCACGCGCTCGGCTACAGCGTGCCGGTGTCGGCGACCATGCCGCTGGCCGAGCTCCGCGCGCATCTGCACACCCTTCCGGACCACCCGAGTTGGGTGCCGTACCGCACCAGCTACTACCAGCCGGAATGGGGGTTCTGCCTGGCCCAGGAGACCTTGGACGCGCTGCCGGACGGCGACTACGAGGTGCGCATCGACTCCACGCTCGAAGACGGCCATCTCACCTACGCCGAGCACGTGGTTCCCGGGCAGGTCTCCGACGAGGTGATCGTCTCCTGCCATGTCTGCCACCCGTCGCTGGCCAACGACAACCTGGCCGGCATCGCGGTGGCGACGTTCCTGGCCCGGGCGCTGGCGCAGGAAACGCCCTACTACACCTACCGGTTCATCTACGCGCCCGGCACCATCGGGGCGATCACCTGGCTGGCCCGCAACGCGGAGCGAATCAATGGGGTATCCCCTGCTCGAGCGGAGCCGAGAGCTGGGGGAAGCGTCAGGCACGGGCTGGTGCTGGCCTGCGCCGGCGACTCGGGCCAACTGACGTACAAGCAGAGCAGGCGCGGCGACGCGGAGATCGACCGGGTGCTGCGGCATGTGCTGACCGCCTCCGAACGCCCGCACCGCGTAGCGGAGTTCACTCCGTACGGCTACGACGAGCGGCAGTACTGCTCACCCGGGTTCGATCTCGGGGTGGGCTCCCTCAGCCGGACCCCGTACGCCGGGTACCCCGAGTACCACACCTCGGCGGACAACCCGGACTTCGTCTCCCCCGAGGCGATGGCGGACACCCTCGCCGTCTGCCGCGAGGCGTTCGCCGTCCTCGACCGCAACCGGCGGTACGTCAACCTCAGCCCCTATGGCGAGCCACAACTGGGCCGACGCGGGTTGTACGACTCGCTCGGCGGCCGCAGCGACGCGAAGCAGTCCCAGATGGCCATGCTCTGGGTGCTCAGCCTCTCCGACGGCGAGCACAGTCTGCTGGACGTCGCCGAGCGGTCCGGGCTGCCGTTCGACACCGTCGCCCTCGCGGCCGGCGCCCTGCACGGCGCCGGGCTGATCAAGGCATGA
- a CDS encoding membrane protein: MTTEEENPQKTAPPARSARRALVGRLSWGLADQAASSMSNFVVGIYVARSLGVTAFGVFSLAWVTYGVVLNVSRGLATDPLVVRFSGVSEASWRGAVTRSTGTALGAGAAIGAACLVAGLGVGGRVGPAFAALGVMLPGLLLQDAWRFSFFAAGSGRKAFVNDVVWGVALVPAMVVAARVGSVAAYLLAWGASATVAAGYGYLQSGIRPRMTEARGWLREQRDLGYRYLVENVSLSGASQLRAYGLGAIVGVGAVGAVRGAELLLGPFLAVLMGLSLVTVPEAARVLRQAPHQLGRFCLLLGGGQAVGALLWGTALLLMPGRLGELALGDVWHSASELIVPITLGVAGAGLGTGAAAGLRALGAARRSLRCQLFASACYVGGGLGGAAVAGTVGSAWGVAAATISGSAVWWQQLRSALRERHRDPIPEVRTS, from the coding sequence ATGACCACCGAGGAGGAGAATCCGCAGAAAACGGCGCCACCGGCCCGGTCCGCCCGGCGGGCCCTCGTCGGCCGGCTGTCCTGGGGACTGGCCGACCAGGCGGCCTCCAGCATGTCCAACTTCGTGGTGGGCATCTACGTGGCCCGCTCGCTGGGGGTGACCGCGTTCGGCGTGTTCAGCCTCGCCTGGGTGACCTACGGCGTGGTGCTCAACGTCTCCCGCGGCCTTGCCACCGACCCGCTCGTGGTGCGCTTCAGCGGCGTGTCGGAGGCGTCCTGGCGCGGGGCGGTGACCCGGTCGACGGGTACCGCACTCGGTGCCGGCGCGGCCATCGGCGCGGCGTGTCTGGTGGCCGGGCTCGGCGTCGGCGGCCGCGTGGGGCCCGCGTTCGCGGCCCTTGGTGTCATGTTGCCGGGGCTGCTGCTCCAGGACGCCTGGCGGTTCTCGTTCTTCGCCGCCGGCAGTGGGCGGAAGGCATTCGTCAACGACGTCGTGTGGGGTGTCGCGCTCGTCCCGGCCATGGTGGTGGCGGCCCGTGTGGGCAGCGTGGCCGCTTATCTGCTCGCCTGGGGCGCGTCCGCCACGGTGGCGGCGGGGTACGGCTACCTCCAGTCCGGCATCCGGCCCCGGATGACCGAGGCGCGCGGGTGGCTTCGCGAGCAGCGCGATCTCGGCTACCGGTACCTGGTCGAGAACGTCAGCCTCAGTGGCGCGAGCCAGCTGCGGGCGTACGGGCTCGGCGCGATCGTCGGGGTCGGCGCGGTGGGTGCGGTGCGGGGCGCCGAGCTCCTGCTCGGCCCGTTCCTCGCCGTGCTCATGGGGCTTTCGCTGGTCACCGTCCCGGAGGCGGCACGGGTGCTGCGGCAGGCCCCGCATCAACTGGGCAGGTTCTGCCTCCTGCTCGGCGGCGGGCAGGCCGTCGGCGCGCTGCTCTGGGGCACAGCGCTGCTGCTGATGCCCGGCCGGCTCGGCGAGCTGGCGCTCGGCGACGTCTGGCACTCCGCCTCGGAACTCATCGTGCCGATCACCCTCGGCGTCGCGGGCGCGGGCCTCGGTACCGGCGCGGCGGCCGGGCTGCGCGCGCTCGGCGCGGCCCGGCGCAGCCTGCGCTGCCAGTTGTTCGCCTCCGCCTGCTACGTCGGCGGCGGGCTCGGCGGGGCCGCCGTCGCCGGCACGGTCGGCTCGGCCTGGGGCGTCGCCGCCGCGACCATCAGCGGCTCCGCCGTGTGGTGGCAGCAGCTTCGGTCCGCCCTGCGCGAGCGCCACCGCGATCCCATCCCCGAAGTGAGGACATCATGA
- a CDS encoding glycosyltransferase family 2 protein, with protein MTAHPRLSIGLPVYNGEEYLAESLDALLGQTYEDFELVISDNASTDGTQDICRAYAAKDSRIRYLRLPRNIGATPNHNHVFAQSRGELFKWASHDDLYGRDLLRRCVEALDERPEVILAHADQAVIDGDGQVKVPYEYTLATDSPHPPERFRSLLFEPGGDDFYGVMRAEMLRRVKPMDSYHHADRTFVAEITLHGPFHQVPELLYFRRDHPTRAERANPSKRSRCVNLDPRRAGKLHPTPRLLAEYIWGFASAIRRAPLSPAGRRACYRHLAAWMTSRVRPGAGERVEDRTPVDPALLTVSVDALVAGREGRQT; from the coding sequence ATGACCGCCCACCCCAGGCTGAGCATCGGCCTGCCCGTGTACAACGGCGAGGAGTACCTGGCCGAGTCGCTCGACGCCCTGCTCGGCCAGACCTACGAGGACTTCGAGCTGGTCATCTCCGACAACGCCTCGACCGACGGGACCCAGGACATCTGCCGCGCGTACGCCGCGAAGGACTCACGCATCCGGTATCTCCGGCTGCCCCGGAACATCGGCGCCACGCCGAACCACAACCATGTGTTCGCCCAGTCCCGCGGCGAGCTGTTCAAGTGGGCCTCGCACGACGACCTGTACGGCCGGGACCTGCTGCGGCGCTGTGTGGAGGCGCTGGACGAGCGGCCGGAGGTCATCCTCGCCCACGCCGACCAGGCGGTCATCGACGGCGACGGCCAGGTGAAGGTCCCCTATGAGTACACGCTCGCCACCGACTCGCCGCACCCGCCGGAGCGCTTCCGGAGTCTGCTGTTCGAGCCGGGTGGCGACGACTTCTACGGGGTGATGCGGGCCGAGATGCTGCGCCGGGTGAAGCCGATGGACAGCTACCACCACGCGGACCGCACGTTCGTCGCCGAGATCACCCTGCACGGGCCCTTCCACCAGGTGCCGGAGCTGCTGTACTTCCGCCGCGACCACCCCACCCGCGCCGAGCGGGCGAACCCGTCCAAGCGCTCCCGGTGCGTCAACCTGGACCCGCGCCGGGCGGGCAAGCTGCACCCGACGCCCCGGCTGCTCGCCGAGTACATCTGGGGCTTCGCCTCCGCGATCCGGCGGGCGCCGTTGTCCCCGGCCGGCCGGCGCGCGTGCTACCGCCACCTGGCCGCATGGATGACCAGCCGGGTCCGGCCGGGCGCCGGCGAGCGGGTCGAGGACCGCACCCCGGTCGACCCGGCCCTGCTCACGGTCTCCGTCGACGCCCTCGTCGCCGGCCGCGAGGGGAGGCAGACATGA
- a CDS encoding polysaccharide pyruvyl transferase family protein, translating to MTSADETPVRVGVFGLLGSGNLGNDGSLEAVLGYLRAEHPEAVVDALCGGPEAVTTRFQIPATRLHWYRGEYRTASRAGAIAGKGLGKLVDVFRTAAWVRRHDVVIVPGMGVLEATLPLRPWGFPYSLFLLCASGRLLHTRVALVSVGAAEIGNRPTRALVRWSARLAAYRSYRDARSRDAMRAMGVDTARDEVYPDLAFALPTPREWGIPCSEPGGELGEAPSGSPGPVCVGVMDFHGGNDDRARADEIYRRYLDGTIRFVRALVEEGRPVRLLTGDECDASVVAAILDAVDSPLVTAAEPSSLADLMNEMVAADTVVAIRYHNLICALKTGTPVLALSYAAKSDALMDRMGLGAYCHPAREVDADRLLEQFRALEKRSAELRQTLTERNLAAARQLGQQFAALTAALFPATDHDHDHDHARARARARQEAP from the coding sequence ATGACGTCCGCGGACGAAACTCCGGTGCGCGTCGGGGTGTTCGGCCTGCTCGGCTCCGGCAACCTCGGCAACGACGGTTCGCTGGAGGCCGTCCTCGGGTACCTCCGCGCCGAGCACCCGGAGGCGGTCGTGGACGCGCTGTGCGGCGGACCCGAGGCCGTGACGACCCGGTTCCAGATCCCCGCGACGCGGCTGCACTGGTACCGCGGGGAGTACCGGACCGCGTCACGTGCGGGCGCGATCGCGGGGAAGGGCCTGGGCAAACTCGTCGACGTCTTCCGCACCGCCGCCTGGGTGCGTCGGCACGACGTGGTGATCGTGCCGGGCATGGGCGTCCTGGAGGCCACACTGCCGCTGCGGCCCTGGGGCTTCCCGTACTCGCTGTTCCTGCTCTGCGCGAGTGGGCGGCTGCTCCACACCCGGGTCGCGCTGGTCAGCGTCGGCGCCGCCGAGATCGGCAACCGGCCCACCCGGGCGCTGGTGCGCTGGTCGGCGCGGCTGGCCGCGTACCGGTCGTACCGGGACGCCCGGTCCCGCGACGCGATGCGGGCGATGGGCGTGGACACCGCGCGCGACGAGGTCTACCCGGACCTGGCATTCGCCCTGCCGACGCCGCGGGAATGGGGTATCCCCTGCTCGGAGCCTGGCGGAGAGCTTGGAGAAGCGCCCTCGGGCTCGCCGGGCCCGGTCTGCGTCGGTGTCATGGACTTCCACGGCGGCAACGACGACCGTGCCCGGGCCGATGAGATATACCGGCGCTACCTCGACGGGACGATCCGGTTCGTCCGTGCGCTGGTCGAGGAGGGCAGGCCGGTCCGGCTGCTCACCGGCGACGAGTGCGATGCGTCGGTGGTCGCCGCGATCCTCGACGCGGTTGACTCACCGCTGGTCACCGCTGCCGAGCCGTCCTCACTGGCCGACCTGATGAACGAGATGGTGGCTGCCGACACCGTGGTGGCGATCCGGTACCACAACCTGATCTGCGCGCTGAAGACCGGCACGCCGGTGCTCGCCCTCAGCTACGCGGCGAAGAGCGACGCGCTCATGGATCGGATGGGCCTCGGCGCGTACTGCCACCCGGCGCGCGAGGTCGACGCCGACCGGCTGCTCGAGCAGTTCCGGGCGTTGGAGAAGCGATCGGCCGAGCTGCGGCAGACCCTCACCGAGCGGAACCTGGCCGCCGCCCGGCAACTCGGGCAGCAATTCGCCGCCTTGACCGCGGCCCTGTTCCCGGCGACCGACCACGACCACGACCACGACCACGCCCGCGCCCGCGCCCGCGCCCGCCAGGAGGCTCCATGA
- a CDS encoding dTDP-4-dehydrorhamnose 3,5-epimerase family protein has product MKAIEVPAITGAYLFEPTPYADERGFFCRTFDADVVRSVGLDPDAFVQDSLSRSVRGVLRGLHLRSGAGEAKLVRCSYGRIFDVVADLRTDSPTYLGRAFFELSGETQRTLYIPAGCAHGFQALTETADTSYRIDRPHDPAEDVTIAFDDPELAIPWPLPITSMSQRDREAPSLAEVLKHRGS; this is encoded by the coding sequence ATGAAAGCGATCGAAGTCCCGGCGATCACGGGTGCGTACCTGTTCGAGCCGACGCCGTACGCCGACGAACGTGGCTTCTTCTGCCGCACCTTCGACGCCGATGTGGTCCGCTCGGTGGGCCTCGACCCGGACGCCTTCGTCCAGGACAGCCTGTCCCGCTCGGTCCGGGGCGTGCTGCGCGGCCTGCATCTGCGCTCCGGAGCCGGTGAGGCCAAGCTGGTGCGGTGCTCGTACGGGAGGATCTTCGACGTCGTCGCGGACCTGCGGACGGACTCGCCGACCTACCTGGGCCGGGCCTTCTTCGAGCTGTCCGGCGAGACGCAGAGGACCCTGTACATCCCGGCGGGGTGCGCGCACGGTTTCCAGGCACTGACCGAAACCGCCGACACCTCCTACCGGATCGATCGCCCGCACGATCCGGCCGAGGACGTGACGATCGCCTTCGACGACCCGGAGCTCGCCATTCCCTGGCCGCTGCCGATCACATCGATGTCCCAGCGGGACCGGGAGGCGCCGAGCCTCGCCGAGGTCCTGAAGCACAGAGGAAGTTGA